A window from Neodiprion fabricii isolate iyNeoFabr1 chromosome 2, iyNeoFabr1.1, whole genome shotgun sequence encodes these proteins:
- the LOC124176074 gene encoding MAGUK p55 subfamily member 7-like isoform X5, with protein MDNSNWDAALSKLLNSLEDNKTELPSCSEEELNFLSEILKSKELNALVNVHNKIINISNDDKFFPVLSNSMDVNVDVLDVLVPKTRGSADCKQLFLLLQNRHMQALLCTHDAVAKKEYYPKIPELPLEVDEDDEIIKIVELIKSNEPLGATIKTCEGTDKIVFARILLGGPADRSGAIHVGDEVLEVNGISVEGKTPACVLKILDDFEGTVTFKLIPASSRCGVRESKVRVRAHFSYTAADDPYIPCKEAGLDFVKGDILHIVSQDDSHWWQARREGDRNMRAGLIPSRALQERNIVLERQLKEKSDESDHMKNDDFDREEIPTYEEVAKLYPRPGFYRPVVLVGPPGVGRNELKRRLVATNPEKYKTPIPYTSRSPKPGEVNGKDYFFVSHENMKADIDSGKFIEYGEYKGNLYGTSRESVESLVNAGYVCVLNPHYQALKMLRNPQLKPFVVYVKPPRFEILKETRNEARARSTFDEKNSRGFTDDEFHEMIHSGERIEFHYSHHFDETIINADLSMAFEELVSAISRLETVPLWVPASWVQ; from the exons ATGGATAATTCTAATTGGGATGCAG ccTTATCAAAGCTTCTCAATTCACTGGAAGATAATAAGACTGAACTCCCAAGTTGCAGCGAGGAGGAGCTTAATTTTCTCAGTGAAATATTAAAGTCGAAGGAGCTTAACGCGTTGGTTAACGTTCACAACAAGATCATAAATATCTCCAATGATGACAAATTCTTTCCTGTATTATCAAACTCCATGGACGTCAACGTCGACGTTTTGGATGTACTTGTGCCAAAAACACGTGGATCCGCAGATTGCAAGCAACTGTTTCTTTTATTACAGAACCGTCATATGCAG GCTCTGCTATGCACTCACGACGCAGTTGCGAAAAAGGAATACTACCCAAAAATTCCTGAACTACCCCTGGAAGTCGACGAAGACGatgaaatcataaaaattgtGGAGCTTATCAAGTCCAACGAGCCCTTG GGAGCAACGATAAAGACTTGCGAAGGAACCGACAAGATAGTCTTCGCGCGAATTCTTCTAGGTGGCCCGGCAGACAGATCTGGGGCTATTCATGTCGGCGACGAGGTTCTTGAGGTGAACGGTATCAGCGTTGAAGGAAAGACACCGGCTTGTGTACTGAAAATTCTC GACGATTTTGAGGGCACAGTAACATTCAAACTTATTCCAGCGAGTAGCAGGTGCGGCGTCAGAGAAAGCAAG GTTCGTGTTCGGGCACATTTTTCGTATACTGCCGCGGACGATCCTTACATACCTTGCAAAGAAGCAGGATTAGATTTTGTCAAAGGGGATATACTTCACATCGTAAGTCAGGATGATTCTCACTG GTGGCAGGCGCGACGTGAAGGCGATCGAAATATGAGAGCTGGCCTCATTCCTAGCCGAGCCCTTCAGGAGCGAAACATCGTCTTAGAGCGACAGCTCAAGGAAAAGAGCGATGAATCTGACCATATGA AGAATGACGACTTTGACCGCGAGGAGATACCGACTTACGAGGAGGTTGCCAAACTCTATCCAAGGCCCGGATTCTATAGACCTGTCGTCCTTGTTGGACCTCCTGGGGTCGGCAGAAACGAGCTCAAACGGAGACTGGTCGCCACCAATCCAGAAAAATATAAGACTCCGATTCCGT ATACTTCAAGATCGCCAAAACCTGGGGAGGTGAACGGCAAAGACTACTTCTTTGTATCGCATGAAAACATGAAGGCAGACATAGACTCTGGGAAGTTTATAGAGTACGGTGAATACAAAGGAAATCTTTACGGCACAAGCCGGGAGAGTGTAGAGTCGCTAGTAAACGCCGGGTATGTCTGTGTGCTTAATCCGCACTATCAGGCTTTAAAGATGCTGCGAAACCCGCAGCTTAAACCGTTTGTCGTATACGTGAAACCGCCCAGATTTGAAATACTGAAGGAAACTAGAAACGAGGCAAGAGCGAGATCGACATTCGACGAGAAGAACTCTAGAGGTTTTACG GACGACGAGTTTCACGAGATGATACACAGCGGAGAGCGAATAGAATTCCATTACTCCCATCACTTTGACGAAACGATTATCAATGCCGATCTGTCGATGGCTTTTGAAGAGCTAGTCAGCGCCATTTCGAGACTGGAAACCGTACCCTTGTGGGTTCCAGCTTCCTGGGTTCAGTGA
- the LOC124176074 gene encoding MAGUK p55 subfamily member 7-like isoform X3: MDNSNWDAALSKLLNSLEDNKTELPSCSEEELNFLSEILKSKELNALVNVHNKIINISNDDKFFPVLSNSMDVNVDVLDVLVPKTRGSADCKQLFLLLQNRHMQALLCTHDAVAKKEYYPKIPELPLEVDEDDEIIKIVELIKSNEPLGATIKTCEGTDKIVFARILLGGPADRSGAIHVGDEVLEVNGISVEGKTPACVLKILDDFEGTVTFKLIPASSRCGVRESKVRVRAHFSYTAADDPYIPCKEAGLDFVKGDILHIVSQDDSHWWQARREGDRNMRAGLIPSRALQERNIVLERQLKEKSDESDHMSLCSVPVALPALCPRPQTSSLVLPTKCNLQGPKTKKIMYDVAENDDFDREEIPTYEEVAKLYPRPGFYRPVVLVGPPGVGRNELKRRLVATNPEKYKTPIPYTSRSPKPGEVNGKDYFFVSHENMKADIDSGKFIEYGEYKGNLYGTSRESVESLVNAGYVCVLNPHYQALKMLRNPQLKPFVVYVKPPRFEILKETRNEARARSTFDEKNSRGFTDDEFHEMIHSGERIEFHYSHHFDETIINADLSMAFEELVSAISRLETVPLWVPASWVQ, from the exons ATGGATAATTCTAATTGGGATGCAG ccTTATCAAAGCTTCTCAATTCACTGGAAGATAATAAGACTGAACTCCCAAGTTGCAGCGAGGAGGAGCTTAATTTTCTCAGTGAAATATTAAAGTCGAAGGAGCTTAACGCGTTGGTTAACGTTCACAACAAGATCATAAATATCTCCAATGATGACAAATTCTTTCCTGTATTATCAAACTCCATGGACGTCAACGTCGACGTTTTGGATGTACTTGTGCCAAAAACACGTGGATCCGCAGATTGCAAGCAACTGTTTCTTTTATTACAGAACCGTCATATGCAG GCTCTGCTATGCACTCACGACGCAGTTGCGAAAAAGGAATACTACCCAAAAATTCCTGAACTACCCCTGGAAGTCGACGAAGACGatgaaatcataaaaattgtGGAGCTTATCAAGTCCAACGAGCCCTTG GGAGCAACGATAAAGACTTGCGAAGGAACCGACAAGATAGTCTTCGCGCGAATTCTTCTAGGTGGCCCGGCAGACAGATCTGGGGCTATTCATGTCGGCGACGAGGTTCTTGAGGTGAACGGTATCAGCGTTGAAGGAAAGACACCGGCTTGTGTACTGAAAATTCTC GACGATTTTGAGGGCACAGTAACATTCAAACTTATTCCAGCGAGTAGCAGGTGCGGCGTCAGAGAAAGCAAG GTTCGTGTTCGGGCACATTTTTCGTATACTGCCGCGGACGATCCTTACATACCTTGCAAAGAAGCAGGATTAGATTTTGTCAAAGGGGATATACTTCACATCGTAAGTCAGGATGATTCTCACTG GTGGCAGGCGCGACGTGAAGGCGATCGAAATATGAGAGCTGGCCTCATTCCTAGCCGAGCCCTTCAGGAGCGAAACATCGTCTTAGAGCGACAGCTCAAGGAAAAGAGCGATGAATCTGACCATATGA GCCTGTGTTCTGTTCCAGTGGCTTTGCCTGCCCTGTGTCCCCGTCCCCAGACCTCTTCGCTCGTCTTGCCCACAAAGTGCAACTTGCAGGGTCCTAAGACtaaaaaaatcatgtatgaCGTGGCAGAGAATGACGACTTTGACCGCGAGGAGATACCGACTTACGAGGAGGTTGCCAAACTCTATCCAAGGCCCGGATTCTATAGACCTGTCGTCCTTGTTGGACCTCCTGGGGTCGGCAGAAACGAGCTCAAACGGAGACTGGTCGCCACCAATCCAGAAAAATATAAGACTCCGATTCCGT ATACTTCAAGATCGCCAAAACCTGGGGAGGTGAACGGCAAAGACTACTTCTTTGTATCGCATGAAAACATGAAGGCAGACATAGACTCTGGGAAGTTTATAGAGTACGGTGAATACAAAGGAAATCTTTACGGCACAAGCCGGGAGAGTGTAGAGTCGCTAGTAAACGCCGGGTATGTCTGTGTGCTTAATCCGCACTATCAGGCTTTAAAGATGCTGCGAAACCCGCAGCTTAAACCGTTTGTCGTATACGTGAAACCGCCCAGATTTGAAATACTGAAGGAAACTAGAAACGAGGCAAGAGCGAGATCGACATTCGACGAGAAGAACTCTAGAGGTTTTACG GACGACGAGTTTCACGAGATGATACACAGCGGAGAGCGAATAGAATTCCATTACTCCCATCACTTTGACGAAACGATTATCAATGCCGATCTGTCGATGGCTTTTGAAGAGCTAGTCAGCGCCATTTCGAGACTGGAAACCGTACCCTTGTGGGTTCCAGCTTCCTGGGTTCAGTGA
- the LOC124176074 gene encoding MAGUK p55 subfamily member 7-like isoform X2, whose amino-acid sequence MDNSNWDAALSKLLNSLEDNKTELPSCSEEELNFLSEILKSKELNALVNVHNKIINISNDDKFFPVLSNSMDVNVDVLDVLVPKTRGSADCKQLFLLLQNRHMQALLCTHDAVAKKEYYPKIPELPLEVDEDDEIIKIVELIKSNEPLCGPGVEPIVGATIKTCEGTDKIVFARILLGGPADRSGAIHVGDEVLEVNGISVEGKTPACVLKILDDFEGTVTFKLIPASSRCGVRESKVRVRAHFSYTAADDPYIPCKEAGLDFVKGDILHIVSQDDSHWWQARREGDRNMRAGLIPSRALQERNIVLERQLKEKSDESDHMMALPALCPRPQTSSLVLPTKCNLQGPKTKKIMYDVAENDDFDREEIPTYEEVAKLYPRPGFYRPVVLVGPPGVGRNELKRRLVATNPEKYKTPIPYTSRSPKPGEVNGKDYFFVSHENMKADIDSGKFIEYGEYKGNLYGTSRESVESLVNAGYVCVLNPHYQALKMLRNPQLKPFVVYVKPPRFEILKETRNEARARSTFDEKNSRGFTDDEFHEMIHSGERIEFHYSHHFDETIINADLSMAFEELVSAISRLETVPLWVPASWVQ is encoded by the exons ATGGATAATTCTAATTGGGATGCAG ccTTATCAAAGCTTCTCAATTCACTGGAAGATAATAAGACTGAACTCCCAAGTTGCAGCGAGGAGGAGCTTAATTTTCTCAGTGAAATATTAAAGTCGAAGGAGCTTAACGCGTTGGTTAACGTTCACAACAAGATCATAAATATCTCCAATGATGACAAATTCTTTCCTGTATTATCAAACTCCATGGACGTCAACGTCGACGTTTTGGATGTACTTGTGCCAAAAACACGTGGATCCGCAGATTGCAAGCAACTGTTTCTTTTATTACAGAACCGTCATATGCAG GCTCTGCTATGCACTCACGACGCAGTTGCGAAAAAGGAATACTACCCAAAAATTCCTGAACTACCCCTGGAAGTCGACGAAGACGatgaaatcataaaaattgtGGAGCTTATCAAGTCCAACGAGCCCTTG TGCGGTCCTGGTGTTGAACCAATTGTG GGAGCAACGATAAAGACTTGCGAAGGAACCGACAAGATAGTCTTCGCGCGAATTCTTCTAGGTGGCCCGGCAGACAGATCTGGGGCTATTCATGTCGGCGACGAGGTTCTTGAGGTGAACGGTATCAGCGTTGAAGGAAAGACACCGGCTTGTGTACTGAAAATTCTC GACGATTTTGAGGGCACAGTAACATTCAAACTTATTCCAGCGAGTAGCAGGTGCGGCGTCAGAGAAAGCAAG GTTCGTGTTCGGGCACATTTTTCGTATACTGCCGCGGACGATCCTTACATACCTTGCAAAGAAGCAGGATTAGATTTTGTCAAAGGGGATATACTTCACATCGTAAGTCAGGATGATTCTCACTG GTGGCAGGCGCGACGTGAAGGCGATCGAAATATGAGAGCTGGCCTCATTCCTAGCCGAGCCCTTCAGGAGCGAAACATCGTCTTAGAGCGACAGCTCAAGGAAAAGAGCGATGAATCTGACCATATGA TGGCTTTGCCTGCCCTGTGTCCCCGTCCCCAGACCTCTTCGCTCGTCTTGCCCACAAAGTGCAACTTGCAGGGTCCTAAGACtaaaaaaatcatgtatgaCGTGGCAGAGAATGACGACTTTGACCGCGAGGAGATACCGACTTACGAGGAGGTTGCCAAACTCTATCCAAGGCCCGGATTCTATAGACCTGTCGTCCTTGTTGGACCTCCTGGGGTCGGCAGAAACGAGCTCAAACGGAGACTGGTCGCCACCAATCCAGAAAAATATAAGACTCCGATTCCGT ATACTTCAAGATCGCCAAAACCTGGGGAGGTGAACGGCAAAGACTACTTCTTTGTATCGCATGAAAACATGAAGGCAGACATAGACTCTGGGAAGTTTATAGAGTACGGTGAATACAAAGGAAATCTTTACGGCACAAGCCGGGAGAGTGTAGAGTCGCTAGTAAACGCCGGGTATGTCTGTGTGCTTAATCCGCACTATCAGGCTTTAAAGATGCTGCGAAACCCGCAGCTTAAACCGTTTGTCGTATACGTGAAACCGCCCAGATTTGAAATACTGAAGGAAACTAGAAACGAGGCAAGAGCGAGATCGACATTCGACGAGAAGAACTCTAGAGGTTTTACG GACGACGAGTTTCACGAGATGATACACAGCGGAGAGCGAATAGAATTCCATTACTCCCATCACTTTGACGAAACGATTATCAATGCCGATCTGTCGATGGCTTTTGAAGAGCTAGTCAGCGCCATTTCGAGACTGGAAACCGTACCCTTGTGGGTTCCAGCTTCCTGGGTTCAGTGA
- the LOC124176074 gene encoding MAGUK p55 subfamily member 7-like isoform X1 produces the protein MDNSNWDAALSKLLNSLEDNKTELPSCSEEELNFLSEILKSKELNALVNVHNKIINISNDDKFFPVLSNSMDVNVDVLDVLVPKTRGSADCKQLFLLLQNRHMQALLCTHDAVAKKEYYPKIPELPLEVDEDDEIIKIVELIKSNEPLCGPGVEPIVGATIKTCEGTDKIVFARILLGGPADRSGAIHVGDEVLEVNGISVEGKTPACVLKILDDFEGTVTFKLIPASSRCGVRESKVRVRAHFSYTAADDPYIPCKEAGLDFVKGDILHIVSQDDSHWWQARREGDRNMRAGLIPSRALQERNIVLERQLKEKSDESDHMSLCSVPVALPALCPRPQTSSLVLPTKCNLQGPKTKKIMYDVAENDDFDREEIPTYEEVAKLYPRPGFYRPVVLVGPPGVGRNELKRRLVATNPEKYKTPIPYTSRSPKPGEVNGKDYFFVSHENMKADIDSGKFIEYGEYKGNLYGTSRESVESLVNAGYVCVLNPHYQALKMLRNPQLKPFVVYVKPPRFEILKETRNEARARSTFDEKNSRGFTDDEFHEMIHSGERIEFHYSHHFDETIINADLSMAFEELVSAISRLETVPLWVPASWVQ, from the exons ATGGATAATTCTAATTGGGATGCAG ccTTATCAAAGCTTCTCAATTCACTGGAAGATAATAAGACTGAACTCCCAAGTTGCAGCGAGGAGGAGCTTAATTTTCTCAGTGAAATATTAAAGTCGAAGGAGCTTAACGCGTTGGTTAACGTTCACAACAAGATCATAAATATCTCCAATGATGACAAATTCTTTCCTGTATTATCAAACTCCATGGACGTCAACGTCGACGTTTTGGATGTACTTGTGCCAAAAACACGTGGATCCGCAGATTGCAAGCAACTGTTTCTTTTATTACAGAACCGTCATATGCAG GCTCTGCTATGCACTCACGACGCAGTTGCGAAAAAGGAATACTACCCAAAAATTCCTGAACTACCCCTGGAAGTCGACGAAGACGatgaaatcataaaaattgtGGAGCTTATCAAGTCCAACGAGCCCTTG TGCGGTCCTGGTGTTGAACCAATTGTG GGAGCAACGATAAAGACTTGCGAAGGAACCGACAAGATAGTCTTCGCGCGAATTCTTCTAGGTGGCCCGGCAGACAGATCTGGGGCTATTCATGTCGGCGACGAGGTTCTTGAGGTGAACGGTATCAGCGTTGAAGGAAAGACACCGGCTTGTGTACTGAAAATTCTC GACGATTTTGAGGGCACAGTAACATTCAAACTTATTCCAGCGAGTAGCAGGTGCGGCGTCAGAGAAAGCAAG GTTCGTGTTCGGGCACATTTTTCGTATACTGCCGCGGACGATCCTTACATACCTTGCAAAGAAGCAGGATTAGATTTTGTCAAAGGGGATATACTTCACATCGTAAGTCAGGATGATTCTCACTG GTGGCAGGCGCGACGTGAAGGCGATCGAAATATGAGAGCTGGCCTCATTCCTAGCCGAGCCCTTCAGGAGCGAAACATCGTCTTAGAGCGACAGCTCAAGGAAAAGAGCGATGAATCTGACCATATGA GCCTGTGTTCTGTTCCAGTGGCTTTGCCTGCCCTGTGTCCCCGTCCCCAGACCTCTTCGCTCGTCTTGCCCACAAAGTGCAACTTGCAGGGTCCTAAGACtaaaaaaatcatgtatgaCGTGGCAGAGAATGACGACTTTGACCGCGAGGAGATACCGACTTACGAGGAGGTTGCCAAACTCTATCCAAGGCCCGGATTCTATAGACCTGTCGTCCTTGTTGGACCTCCTGGGGTCGGCAGAAACGAGCTCAAACGGAGACTGGTCGCCACCAATCCAGAAAAATATAAGACTCCGATTCCGT ATACTTCAAGATCGCCAAAACCTGGGGAGGTGAACGGCAAAGACTACTTCTTTGTATCGCATGAAAACATGAAGGCAGACATAGACTCTGGGAAGTTTATAGAGTACGGTGAATACAAAGGAAATCTTTACGGCACAAGCCGGGAGAGTGTAGAGTCGCTAGTAAACGCCGGGTATGTCTGTGTGCTTAATCCGCACTATCAGGCTTTAAAGATGCTGCGAAACCCGCAGCTTAAACCGTTTGTCGTATACGTGAAACCGCCCAGATTTGAAATACTGAAGGAAACTAGAAACGAGGCAAGAGCGAGATCGACATTCGACGAGAAGAACTCTAGAGGTTTTACG GACGACGAGTTTCACGAGATGATACACAGCGGAGAGCGAATAGAATTCCATTACTCCCATCACTTTGACGAAACGATTATCAATGCCGATCTGTCGATGGCTTTTGAAGAGCTAGTCAGCGCCATTTCGAGACTGGAAACCGTACCCTTGTGGGTTCCAGCTTCCTGGGTTCAGTGA
- the LOC124176093 gene encoding PHD finger-like domain-containing protein 5A: MAKHHPDLIFCRKQPGVAIGRLCEKCDGKCVICDSYVRPCTLVRICDECNYGSYQGRCVICGGPGVSDAYYCKECTIQEKDRDGCPKIVNLGSSKTDLFYERKKYGFKRR, from the exons ATGGCTAAGCATCATCCAGATTTGATATTTTGTAGGAAACAGCCGGGCGTTG CTATTGGTCGATTATGTGAAAAGTGTGATGGAAAATGTGTAATCTGCGACTCGTATGTGAGACCTTGTACACTGGTACGAATTTGTGACGAATGTAATTATGGATCTTACCAAGGCCGTTGCGTTATCTGCGGAGGACCTGGTGTATCTGATGCATATTACTGCAAAGAATGTACAATTCAAGAAAAAGAT AGAGACGGGTGCCCGAAAATTGTAAACCTGGGAAGTTCGAAAACGGATCTATTCTACGAAAGGAAAAAGTATGGATTTAAACGACGATAG
- the LOC124176074 gene encoding MAGUK p55 subfamily member 7-like isoform X4, with product MDNSNWDAALSKLLNSLEDNKTELPSCSEEELNFLSEILKSKELNALVNVHNKIINISNDDKFFPVLSNSMDVNVDVLDVLVPKTRGSADCKQLFLLLQNRHMQALLCTHDAVAKKEYYPKIPELPLEVDEDDEIIKIVELIKSNEPLCGPGVEPIVGATIKTCEGTDKIVFARILLGGPADRSGAIHVGDEVLEVNGISVEGKTPACVLKILDDFEGTVTFKLIPASSRCGVRESKVRVRAHFSYTAADDPYIPCKEAGLDFVKGDILHIVSQDDSHWWQARREGDRNMRAGLIPSRALQERNIVLERQLKEKSDESDHMKNDDFDREEIPTYEEVAKLYPRPGFYRPVVLVGPPGVGRNELKRRLVATNPEKYKTPIPYTSRSPKPGEVNGKDYFFVSHENMKADIDSGKFIEYGEYKGNLYGTSRESVESLVNAGYVCVLNPHYQALKMLRNPQLKPFVVYVKPPRFEILKETRNEARARSTFDEKNSRGFTDDEFHEMIHSGERIEFHYSHHFDETIINADLSMAFEELVSAISRLETVPLWVPASWVQ from the exons ATGGATAATTCTAATTGGGATGCAG ccTTATCAAAGCTTCTCAATTCACTGGAAGATAATAAGACTGAACTCCCAAGTTGCAGCGAGGAGGAGCTTAATTTTCTCAGTGAAATATTAAAGTCGAAGGAGCTTAACGCGTTGGTTAACGTTCACAACAAGATCATAAATATCTCCAATGATGACAAATTCTTTCCTGTATTATCAAACTCCATGGACGTCAACGTCGACGTTTTGGATGTACTTGTGCCAAAAACACGTGGATCCGCAGATTGCAAGCAACTGTTTCTTTTATTACAGAACCGTCATATGCAG GCTCTGCTATGCACTCACGACGCAGTTGCGAAAAAGGAATACTACCCAAAAATTCCTGAACTACCCCTGGAAGTCGACGAAGACGatgaaatcataaaaattgtGGAGCTTATCAAGTCCAACGAGCCCTTG TGCGGTCCTGGTGTTGAACCAATTGTG GGAGCAACGATAAAGACTTGCGAAGGAACCGACAAGATAGTCTTCGCGCGAATTCTTCTAGGTGGCCCGGCAGACAGATCTGGGGCTATTCATGTCGGCGACGAGGTTCTTGAGGTGAACGGTATCAGCGTTGAAGGAAAGACACCGGCTTGTGTACTGAAAATTCTC GACGATTTTGAGGGCACAGTAACATTCAAACTTATTCCAGCGAGTAGCAGGTGCGGCGTCAGAGAAAGCAAG GTTCGTGTTCGGGCACATTTTTCGTATACTGCCGCGGACGATCCTTACATACCTTGCAAAGAAGCAGGATTAGATTTTGTCAAAGGGGATATACTTCACATCGTAAGTCAGGATGATTCTCACTG GTGGCAGGCGCGACGTGAAGGCGATCGAAATATGAGAGCTGGCCTCATTCCTAGCCGAGCCCTTCAGGAGCGAAACATCGTCTTAGAGCGACAGCTCAAGGAAAAGAGCGATGAATCTGACCATATGA AGAATGACGACTTTGACCGCGAGGAGATACCGACTTACGAGGAGGTTGCCAAACTCTATCCAAGGCCCGGATTCTATAGACCTGTCGTCCTTGTTGGACCTCCTGGGGTCGGCAGAAACGAGCTCAAACGGAGACTGGTCGCCACCAATCCAGAAAAATATAAGACTCCGATTCCGT ATACTTCAAGATCGCCAAAACCTGGGGAGGTGAACGGCAAAGACTACTTCTTTGTATCGCATGAAAACATGAAGGCAGACATAGACTCTGGGAAGTTTATAGAGTACGGTGAATACAAAGGAAATCTTTACGGCACAAGCCGGGAGAGTGTAGAGTCGCTAGTAAACGCCGGGTATGTCTGTGTGCTTAATCCGCACTATCAGGCTTTAAAGATGCTGCGAAACCCGCAGCTTAAACCGTTTGTCGTATACGTGAAACCGCCCAGATTTGAAATACTGAAGGAAACTAGAAACGAGGCAAGAGCGAGATCGACATTCGACGAGAAGAACTCTAGAGGTTTTACG GACGACGAGTTTCACGAGATGATACACAGCGGAGAGCGAATAGAATTCCATTACTCCCATCACTTTGACGAAACGATTATCAATGCCGATCTGTCGATGGCTTTTGAAGAGCTAGTCAGCGCCATTTCGAGACTGGAAACCGTACCCTTGTGGGTTCCAGCTTCCTGGGTTCAGTGA